A stretch of the Clostridiales bacterium genome encodes the following:
- a CDS encoding 50S ribosomal protein L17, whose amino-acid sequence MANQRKLGRTADQRKALLRNQVTNLIWNGRIETTEAKAKEVRRIADKMITLAVRECDNTVSTTKETHNDKGQLVTLDVVNDAPSRLHARRIMMAYLYDLKETKQQDESKADYRERTKDNKHPVVEKLFREIGPKYKARNAEKNCSGGYTRIYKLGPRRGDAAEMVILELI is encoded by the coding sequence ATGGCTAACCAACGCAAGCTGGGTCGCACGGCTGATCAGCGCAAGGCGCTGCTCCGCAATCAGGTGACCAATCTGATCTGGAACGGCCGCATCGAGACGACCGAGGCCAAGGCCAAGGAAGTCCGCCGGATCGCGGATAAGATGATCACTCTGGCTGTGCGCGAATGCGACAACACGGTTTCCACCACCAAGGAAACCCATAACGACAAGGGCCAGCTGGTTACGCTGGACGTCGTCAACGATGCTCCTTCCCGTCTGCATGCCCGCCGGATCATGATGGCTTACCTGTATGATCTGAAGGAAACCAAGCAGCAGGATGAAAGCAAGGCGGATTACCGCGAGCGCACCAAGGACAACAAGCATCCTGTGGTGGAAAAGCTCTTCCGGGAAATCGGACCCAAGTACAAGGCCCGCAATGCCGAAAAGAACTGCTCCGGCGGTTACACCCGCATCTACAAGCTCGGACCGCGCCGCGGCGATGCCGCCGAGATGGTCATTCTCGAGCTCATCTGA
- a CDS encoding DUF4340 domain-containing protein, producing MQHVDRKTRKGNKHRRALWIAAAALLLAGSVAAAVLLTRKTETEILDLPVTGGILMNRGTEEVESVTITRKGEESWTLTRGEDGKMHLNGEENWAAESATAQMLLESLANLAYEEVLTDNPEDYRGSEALFGLEEPSVTARARFSDGQEITIRLGDPVPGDREWYYMTVDGDDRLFAISRGQAEDLDPSPDILHPVNQPEVFAVLLDRITIAGADGNVTAEWRLRGSITDRDVSTNWEITVPMQYPADDESIETLKNAAEGLHLGIFVEEATGENLEKRGLLQPAWTLTLHMAAGSTGKVSGNGVYDVVERPESTVVIDIAESEDGLYHYVRFGNEIDKVAYMTLAPFLKTKPLDTAARYLFATPLNSLDSMTVEKNGSTTEYTLKREVVTDEDTGEARTACLRNGTEISWDAFTAMYDRLLTVNITGRLPADAETGNAHTKITLRTVNGGAHTIILSDWDGMHDAVTIDGGTLFYITRDNFSTEIPE from the coding sequence ATGCAACATGTTGACCGAAAAACCCGGAAGGGGAATAAACACAGGCGCGCGCTGTGGATCGCGGCTGCGGCACTGCTGCTGGCCGGCAGCGTGGCTGCCGCTGTGCTCCTGACCCGGAAAACGGAAACGGAAATACTGGATCTTCCCGTGACCGGGGGCATCCTGATGAACCGCGGAACGGAAGAAGTGGAATCCGTGACCATTACCCGGAAGGGTGAGGAATCCTGGACGCTGACCCGGGGAGAAGACGGAAAGATGCACCTGAACGGGGAGGAGAACTGGGCAGCTGAATCCGCAACGGCGCAGATGCTGCTTGAATCGCTGGCCAACCTGGCCTATGAGGAAGTGCTGACGGACAATCCGGAGGATTACCGGGGCAGCGAGGCACTGTTCGGCCTGGAAGAACCCTCCGTGACCGCCCGTGCCCGTTTTTCGGACGGACAGGAGATCACCATCCGGCTCGGCGACCCGGTACCGGGTGACCGGGAATGGTACTATATGACCGTAGACGGTGACGACCGCCTGTTTGCCATTTCCCGCGGGCAGGCGGAGGACCTGGACCCGTCACCGGATATCCTGCATCCGGTGAACCAGCCGGAGGTTTTTGCTGTACTGCTGGACCGGATCACGATTGCCGGAGCGGACGGGAATGTGACCGCGGAATGGCGGCTGCGGGGCAGTATCACCGACCGGGACGTTTCCACAAACTGGGAGATCACCGTACCGATGCAGTATCCCGCGGATGACGAGAGCATTGAAACCCTGAAAAACGCCGCGGAAGGCCTGCACCTGGGCATATTTGTGGAGGAAGCCACCGGGGAAAACCTGGAAAAACGCGGCCTGCTCCAGCCGGCCTGGACGCTGACCCTGCATATGGCGGCGGGATCCACCGGCAAGGTGTCCGGAAACGGTGTATATGATGTGGTGGAACGGCCGGAGAGCACCGTGGTGATTGATATCGCCGAAAGCGAAGACGGACTGTACCACTATGTCCGGTTCGGGAATGAGATTGACAAGGTGGCCTATATGACGCTGGCCCCCTTCCTGAAAACGAAACCGCTGGATACGGCGGCCCGGTACCTCTTTGCCACCCCGCTGAACAGCCTGGACAGCATGACGGTGGAGAAGAACGGGAGTACGACGGAATACACGCTGAAGCGGGAAGTCGTGACGGATGAGGATACCGGTGAAGCCCGGACGGCCTGCCTGAGGAACGGCACTGAAATCTCCTGGGATGCATTTACCGCAATGTACGACCGACTGCTGACGGTGAACATCACCGGGAGACTGCCGGCAGATGCGGAAACCGGAAACGCGCACACTAAAATAACGCTCCGCACGGTGAACGGCGGAGCGCATACGATCATACTGAGTGACTGGGACGGCATGCATGATGCCGTGACCATTGACGGGGGGACCCTTTTCTATATCACACGGGACAACTTTTCCACGGAAATTCCGGAATAA